From the Clostridium sp. Marseille-P299 genome, one window contains:
- a CDS encoding cache domain-containing sensor histidine kinase gives MSKKLGNKLLKIVGDMKISAKIRLCMFSVIIILTIFLCLFTRNYFNKLYFEEVEIQMQDSMNVISNSLNNIYESILKNVINFASSPPIQKVVVNARNDEDNMNPEGVQVQLINLINSNNLIESVFLINKDGTCYTIYSYGVRKENDLSYFLDSYDKIRGITWLQYCQSPFLQQQDVIPIVVPLSILSPGDNVVIAHESQEPVTNLVILLNLQKFQNSLSLSSTKHFDRDYFVVNAEGESISLKPNGDMGDILSDPIFKDGVKNNFGDYQIHQISDLQNHIVYSQKLPFSNLHLISILSKEFLTQKINDMNRFILLLGVVGIVLSALFSNIFTKYVTLPLNHLMKSIKGIQENRGYIPFESKYEDEIGQLNHAIKSMYNTIQMQFKQMKEDEREKYQLEIQLLAEQINPHLLYNTLEGINLEVLNNHTLIASSMINKLATFMRIGLNYGEELIKVKDEISHVEAYVSIMNHRISKSIIFNVDIEDDLSDKLILKLILQPLVENSIKHGFKDEMTMEAIYIPTIDVRFYRNEDKICIEVIDNGCGIDVEKAKKAVYDKNETEKRHIGLHNIYDRLNIYYGQVEMDFQTIPYYRNSIIITIPDNK, from the coding sequence ATGTCAAAGAAGCTAGGGAATAAGTTATTAAAAATTGTTGGTGATATGAAAATCTCTGCAAAGATACGTTTGTGTATGTTTAGCGTTATTATCATATTGACTATTTTTTTATGTTTATTTACAAGGAATTATTTTAATAAGCTATATTTTGAAGAAGTTGAAATACAGATGCAGGATTCTATGAATGTAATTTCTAATTCATTGAATAATATATATGAATCTATTTTAAAGAATGTAATAAACTTTGCATCTTCTCCACCTATACAAAAAGTGGTAGTCAATGCGCGAAATGATGAGGATAATATGAATCCCGAAGGGGTACAAGTGCAGTTAATTAATCTGATTAACAGCAATAATTTGATAGAATCCGTATTTCTTATTAACAAGGATGGGACATGCTATACAATTTATTCTTATGGAGTACGCAAAGAAAATGATCTTTCTTATTTTCTAGATTCGTATGATAAGATAAGAGGTATTACATGGCTACAATATTGTCAGAGTCCATTTTTACAACAGCAGGATGTAATTCCAATCGTGGTTCCATTATCAATCTTATCACCTGGTGATAATGTTGTGATTGCACATGAGTCTCAAGAACCAGTAACGAATTTGGTTATATTATTGAATCTTCAAAAGTTTCAAAACAGTCTTTCTTTGTCAAGTACCAAACACTTTGACCGAGATTATTTTGTAGTGAATGCTGAGGGAGAAAGTATAAGTCTAAAGCCGAATGGGGATATGGGGGATATTTTAAGTGATCCGATATTTAAAGATGGTGTAAAGAATAATTTTGGAGATTATCAGATACATCAGATATCAGATTTACAGAATCATATTGTCTATTCTCAAAAGCTTCCATTTTCTAACCTGCATTTAATCAGTATTCTTTCTAAGGAGTTCTTAACTCAGAAGATAAATGATATGAATCGTTTTATTTTACTACTTGGTGTTGTAGGAATTGTACTATCGGCTTTGTTTTCTAATATTTTTACAAAATATGTTACATTGCCATTAAATCATCTTATGAAAAGTATAAAAGGTATTCAAGAAAATCGGGGATATATACCATTTGAAAGTAAATATGAGGATGAAATTGGTCAACTAAATCATGCGATAAAATCTATGTACAACACGATTCAGATGCAGTTTAAGCAGATGAAGGAGGATGAACGGGAAAAGTACCAATTAGAAATACAGCTTTTGGCAGAACAGATCAATCCTCATTTACTTTATAATACCTTAGAAGGAATTAATCTTGAGGTGTTAAATAATCATACTTTGATTGCATCTTCTATGATAAATAAACTTGCTACGTTTATGCGGATTGGTTTAAATTATGGCGAGGAACTGATTAAGGTGAAAGATGAAATTTCTCATGTAGAAGCATATGTAAGTATTATGAATCACAGAATTAGCAAAAGTATTATTTTTAATGTAGATATTGAGGATGATTTAAGTGATAAACTCATTTTAAAGTTAATTTTACAACCTCTTGTTGAGAATTCCATTAAGCATGGATTTAAAGATGAAATGACAATGGAGGCTATTTACATTCCAACCATTGATGTGCGGTTTTATCGTAACGAAGATAAAATATGTATTGAAGTAATTGACAATGGCTGCGGTATTGATGTAGAGAAAGCAAAGAAAGCGGTTTACGATAAGAATGAAACAGAAAAACGCCATATTGGGCTTCATAATATTTATGATAGACTAAATATCTATTATGGCCAAGTGGAAATGGATTTTCAGACAATTCCTTATTATAGAAATAGTATTATTATCACTATTCCAGATAATAAGTAA
- a CDS encoding response regulator: protein MDVNKNITLLIADDEASIRNGLSTVVPWDQFGVMIVGTVQNGEEAYDIIKKCHPDIVITDIRMPGMSGLELMEKVKQENIHTNFIILSGYGDFEYAQKAIQLGAKNYFLKPIKIDELVTEIRHLKETILKSNHINSFTEYLNIKSDPKEKFMKQLIKNEFHSYEQIKNEIQRLSLRLEDAPFRVMVFSIIEDDEIEPEEEFQQIKYLKDMVEEELSRTKHEVLISKSTELLAIIHIKQQDGVFVDYRLLASRCLKRVKKDSMIQLLVGIGSVNQQLTDCSNSYKNALLGLSYSFYQIETDIFDESVICMKQPPKAANNLDYNQLFYSISMNQEEQIEEFCKEYFANLLYDQMPPPNYIRGMCIYFITAVMKEFRNDQDENIEFIQAEIVTRINQIKSFDVLKSFIEDFLKDYGKRQVSSVNSSVNPVIQAAEYFIKSHMGEKILAKDVASHVNLSDVYFTSYFKIKTGINFRDYVIQKKMEYAINLMEKEPLMPIAEVGATVGYDDYRSFYRVFKQYTGVNPSNYNRKSMGTNDKDKIYVKEARE from the coding sequence ATGGACGTAAATAAGAACATAACGCTTTTGATCGCTGATGATGAAGCTTCCATTCGAAACGGACTTTCCACTGTTGTACCATGGGACCAGTTTGGGGTAATGATAGTTGGTACAGTACAAAATGGGGAAGAAGCTTATGATATTATCAAAAAATGTCATCCTGATATAGTGATTACCGATATTCGAATGCCTGGTATGAGTGGCCTAGAACTGATGGAAAAAGTAAAACAAGAAAACATACATACAAATTTTATTATTCTTAGTGGATATGGAGATTTTGAATATGCCCAAAAAGCAATTCAATTGGGAGCTAAAAACTATTTTTTAAAACCTATAAAAATTGATGAATTGGTGACTGAGATACGGCATCTAAAAGAAACTATTCTTAAATCGAATCATATCAATTCATTTACAGAATATCTCAATATAAAGTCTGATCCAAAAGAAAAATTTATGAAACAACTTATAAAAAATGAGTTTCATTCTTATGAGCAAATTAAAAATGAGATACAACGTTTAAGTCTAAGATTAGAGGATGCACCTTTTCGAGTGATGGTGTTTTCTATCATAGAGGATGATGAAATTGAACCGGAAGAAGAGTTTCAGCAGATAAAATATTTAAAGGATATGGTAGAGGAAGAATTGTCAAGAACCAAACACGAGGTTCTCATATCAAAATCAACAGAATTGCTAGCTATTATACATATAAAACAGCAGGATGGTGTATTTGTTGATTATCGTTTACTGGCAAGCAGGTGCTTAAAGCGCGTAAAGAAAGATTCAATGATACAATTACTTGTTGGAATTGGTAGTGTAAATCAACAGCTAACGGACTGTTCTAACTCTTATAAGAATGCTTTATTAGGATTATCTTATAGTTTTTATCAGATTGAGACAGATATATTTGATGAAAGCGTTATTTGTATGAAACAGCCTCCAAAAGCAGCAAATAATTTAGATTACAATCAATTATTTTATAGTATCTCCATGAATCAGGAAGAACAGATCGAAGAATTTTGTAAGGAGTATTTCGCAAATCTTCTTTATGATCAAATGCCTCCACCAAATTATATTCGTGGTATGTGTATTTATTTTATAACAGCTGTTATGAAAGAATTTCGTAATGATCAGGATGAAAATATAGAATTTATACAAGCAGAGATTGTGACTCGGATTAATCAAATAAAAAGTTTTGACGTTTTAAAATCATTTATAGAAGATTTTCTGAAAGACTATGGTAAAAGACAGGTATCTAGTGTGAACTCATCTGTAAATCCAGTGATTCAAGCAGCAGAATATTTTATTAAGTCTCATATGGGTGAAAAGATTCTAGCCAAAGATGTTGCCAGTCATGTGAATCTTAGTGACGTCTATTTTACAAGTTATTTTAAAATAAAAACAGGAATTAATTTTAGAGATTATGTAATTCAAAAAAAGATGGAATACGCAATTAATTTAATGGAGAAGGAGCCACTGATGCCAATAGCAGAGGTTGGTGCAACTGTTGGCTATGATGACTATCGTTCATTTTATCGGGTATTTAAACAATATACAGGAGTGAATCCTTCCAATTATAATAGGAAAAGTATGGGGACAAATGATAAGGACAAAATATATGTCAAAGAAGCTAGGGAATAA
- a CDS encoding histidine phosphatase family protein codes for MRILLIRHGESEADILNVHEGRADFSLTPKGREQAKAMAAWIHSNYQLNKIYSSTLKRARETAEYLAKEFHQGMIEDELLMEFNNGDIAGLSREEASVRFPEIKNLPIHETVYHQESKLDFRYRADVMLSKLLSSHQEDETIAVVTHGGMINQLYHSFLRLPVESSIAFPTGDTGIHEWRVTNERRIVYYANRCEHLINSAE; via the coding sequence ATGAGAATTTTACTGATACGACATGGGGAATCGGAAGCAGATATTTTAAATGTTCACGAAGGAAGAGCAGATTTTTCGCTGACACCAAAAGGAAGAGAGCAGGCGAAGGCAATGGCTGCTTGGATACATAGTAATTATCAACTCAATAAAATCTATTCCAGTACATTAAAAAGGGCAAGAGAAACAGCAGAATATTTGGCGAAAGAATTTCATCAAGGGATGATAGAAGATGAGTTGTTGATGGAATTTAATAATGGAGATATCGCAGGGCTATCCCGTGAAGAAGCCAGCGTACGTTTTCCAGAGATAAAAAACTTGCCAATTCATGAAACGGTCTATCACCAAGAATCGAAATTGGACTTTCGTTATCGTGCAGATGTGATGCTGTCAAAGCTTCTATCTTCTCATCAAGAGGATGAAACTATTGCCGTTGTAACTCATGGTGGAATGATTAATCAGCTCTATCATTCCTTTTTGCGATTGCCAGTAGAGAGTTCTATTGCATTTCCTACGGGAGACACTGGCATTCATGAATGGAGAGTAACAAATGAGAGACGCATTGTTTACTATGCTAACAGGTGTGAACATTTGATTAATTCAGCAGAGTAA
- a CDS encoding GMC family oxidoreductase encodes MSKKEIYDYIIIGAGTAGGVIAKELTDDKRISVLVLEAGTNMTEELSSPSLETALNLATDNKYSFNLLSKNELNIGRQLRLSGGRAIGGSSEHNDMYAVRGSKNLYDEWAELTNNQWSYKDVQSLFIENESYTGETQKPHSRGTRGPIFIRQQITPPDGLINTLAEATSCVFDIPIVEDYNTGIRDCTFTKSQFIQRKVDGTFVRSSTATGYLNDTIVTQGNPSDPDEHGVCGRKLDIYAKTTVNKILFKRINSEDVAYGVDYSKNGISKRSFARKGIILSAGSFSSVILQRSGIGIKEELTQAGISTLIESPNVGHNLQSHYTVGMGIEVKTDRLLPILGADPNMPLILGAFKGDTEPGRRLQLVGVPVPFFVPIQDVIVNQWKFDPTKLTNVMSLGSVNLNPKSKGTITVAHSDPEAYPSIDFHPLENSEDLDYIVDQYIEAYKIMLKARELDPQGIYKVVYPNEEIFKLTDVAEKRRQLAEFAMASYANFEHYGGQCRMGRTIQEGVVDGNLNVFGTKNLKVADLSIAPILPDGNTSIPAQMIGLNAVRFIRENSTAYNFTNSELRNFNQSSSLEERIVQFFKTIGSLRK; translated from the coding sequence ATGTCAAAGAAAGAAATTTATGATTATATCATAATTGGTGCCGGGACAGCTGGTGGAGTTATCGCAAAGGAATTGACGGATGATAAAAGAATCTCTGTACTTGTATTAGAAGCAGGAACCAATATGACAGAAGAATTAAGTAGCCCTTCATTAGAAACCGCCCTTAATTTAGCTACTGATAATAAGTATTCATTTAATTTACTTTCAAAAAATGAGCTCAATATAGGCCGTCAACTGCGATTGTCAGGAGGCAGAGCTATCGGCGGAAGTTCAGAACACAATGATATGTATGCAGTTCGTGGAAGCAAAAATCTTTATGACGAATGGGCAGAACTTACGAACAATCAATGGAGCTACAAAGATGTACAATCCTTATTTATTGAAAATGAATCCTATACTGGTGAAACACAAAAACCTCATTCTCGTGGAACTAGAGGTCCGATATTTATAAGACAGCAGATAACACCACCAGATGGATTAATTAACACTCTAGCAGAAGCAACCTCTTGTGTATTTGATATTCCAATTGTTGAAGATTATAATACTGGAATTCGAGATTGTACGTTTACTAAATCACAATTTATTCAAAGGAAGGTTGATGGGACATTCGTCCGCTCTTCTACGGCAACTGGTTATCTAAATGACACTATCGTAACACAAGGAAATCCATCTGACCCGGATGAGCATGGAGTCTGCGGAAGAAAATTAGACATTTATGCGAAAACTACAGTAAATAAAATTCTATTTAAACGGATCAATAGTGAGGACGTAGCTTATGGGGTAGATTATTCTAAAAATGGAATATCAAAAAGATCCTTTGCCCGTAAAGGAATTATACTCTCTGCTGGTAGCTTTTCATCCGTTATCTTACAACGTTCAGGTATTGGAATAAAAGAAGAATTGACACAAGCAGGAATATCAACATTAATAGAAAGCCCGAATGTCGGCCACAATCTTCAATCCCATTATACTGTCGGGATGGGTATCGAGGTTAAAACAGACCGACTACTACCAATATTGGGTGCTGACCCTAACATGCCGCTTATCCTTGGTGCATTCAAAGGAGATACAGAACCTGGCCGACGTCTTCAGTTAGTAGGGGTACCCGTTCCTTTCTTTGTTCCTATTCAGGATGTCATTGTCAACCAATGGAAATTTGATCCAACCAAACTTACAAATGTCATGAGTTTAGGATCTGTCAATCTTAACCCGAAAAGTAAAGGTACCATTACCGTAGCTCACAGTGATCCTGAAGCATATCCATCCATTGATTTTCATCCTTTAGAAAATTCTGAAGATTTAGATTATATCGTAGATCAATATATTGAGGCTTATAAAATTATGCTAAAGGCCAGAGAACTAGATCCACAAGGTATCTATAAGGTTGTATACCCGAATGAAGAAATCTTCAAATTAACTGATGTTGCTGAAAAACGTAGACAACTCGCCGAATTTGCAATGGCTTCCTATGCGAATTTCGAGCATTATGGTGGTCAGTGTAGAATGGGTAGAACTATTCAAGAAGGCGTTGTTGATGGCAACTTAAATGTATTTGGAACTAAAAACCTTAAAGTTGCTGATCTTTCTATTGCACCTATTTTACCAGATGGCAATACTTCCATCCCAGCACAGATGATTGGCTTAAATGCGGTTCGTTTTATTAGAGAAAATTCAACAGCTTACAATTTTACTAATAGTGAACTTAGAAACTTTAATCAGAGTTCATCTCTTGAGGAAAGAATTGTTCAATTTTTTAAAACTATCGGCTCCCTAAGAAAATAA
- a CDS encoding MBL fold metallo-hydrolase, translated as MKTGSELINDINECKVGYGEFAFWWLGQMGYAIKIGETILYIDAYLEDSKRRSIPTLLNPSVVRNADIILGTHDHSDHIDRSSWNQMSKSSPNAKFITPSLVLPSLPKDLEIEEDRFIGMDDGVCVKLCGISIAGIASAHELLNQDKRTGEYPCLGYIIEGNGVKIYHAGDTCIYPELYEKLKANGHFNAIFLPINGRDAKRLESNIIGNMTYQEAVDLAGYIEPDLVVPGHYEMFPGNSENPELFTSYLKVKYPHLKAWVGEHGERVLLA; from the coding sequence ATGAAAACAGGATCAGAATTAATAAATGATATAAATGAATGTAAGGTAGGTTATGGTGAATTTGCTTTTTGGTGGCTTGGTCAGATGGGATATGCTATAAAGATAGGAGAGACAATTCTCTATATTGACGCATATTTAGAAGATAGCAAAAGAAGGAGTATTCCTACATTATTAAATCCAAGTGTGGTAAGGAATGCAGATATTATATTAGGTACTCATGACCACTCTGATCATATTGATCGATCATCATGGAATCAAATGTCTAAAAGTTCTCCAAATGCTAAATTTATTACTCCAAGTCTAGTCCTTCCCTCTTTACCTAAGGATTTAGAGATAGAAGAAGATCGATTTATTGGTATGGATGATGGAGTATGTGTTAAATTATGTGGAATATCTATTGCTGGAATTGCCTCAGCTCATGAATTATTAAATCAAGATAAAAGGACGGGTGAATATCCTTGTCTAGGATATATAATTGAGGGAAATGGGGTTAAAATCTATCATGCGGGCGATACCTGTATTTATCCAGAGTTATATGAAAAACTGAAAGCTAACGGTCATTTTAATGCTATCTTTTTACCTATTAACGGTAGGGATGCAAAACGATTAGAAAGCAATATCATTGGAAATATGACCTATCAGGAAGCTGTTGATTTGGCGGGTTATATAGAACCGGATTTGGTAGTACCAGGACATTATGAGATGTTTCCAGGGAATAGTGAGAATCCAGAATTATTTACAAGTTATCTTAAGGTTAAATATCCACATCTTAAGGCTTGGGTTGGAGAACACGGAGAAAGAGTTCTGTTAGCGTAA
- a CDS encoding glycosyl hydrolase 53 family protein: protein MRQSHIKLMAFCIIVSLYSTVLSGCGASSTESGAKTQVSTQTESDKETQALTQKESDIEVVIFPLPDGPEESDIYVEPIETISDDFIRGMDASSVLVLENSGVTYYNYEGEEQDVFMTLAQSGVNYIRLRVWNDPYDENGNGYGGGNNDVATAIELGKRATKYGMKVCIDFHYSDFWADPKRQHVPKAWKGMSNDEKCDALYEFTIESLTEMLDAGVNVGMVQIGNEINKGMSGEIGMPKVMNLLQSGSRAVREISKTYEKEIQIAVHYTNIVNSHEINKIASSLSEFGLDYDIFGLSYYPFWDGTNENMQTVAKNIIDNYGKKVMIAETSYCYTSEDGDGSGNSFNGIDDLVDGYAATVQGQASMIRDICAAANEVGVLGVFYWEGTWIPVGKASEDNSPIWEEFGSGWASSYAADYDPTEAGLFYGGCSWDNQAMFDFDGYPLASLNVFKYLQYGSNASLAIDNIPKVYISCNVGEKIELPEAVDIIYNERSSNKKSAVVWDETQLAVMDTNIAGTYEVTGTTTDGLTVTCQVEVKMINLVKNPSFEDSDTSMWKITYAGEYNPTDYQENAKDAYTGDIAYHFWSEDSDMEFSIEQELGDLEPGMYQLSVYSQGGDISPDSVMELYAITNGEEQNVSFMVTTYGDWKNPTIPEIKVTDGILKIGVRIKCNAKSWGTVDDFTLNRISD from the coding sequence ATGAGGCAATCTCACATAAAATTAATGGCTTTCTGCATCATTGTTAGTCTTTATTCCACAGTTTTGTCAGGTTGTGGAGCAAGCAGTACTGAGTCTGGCGCAAAAACACAGGTATCAACACAAACAGAGTCGGACAAAGAAACACAAGCATTAACACAAAAAGAGTCAGATATTGAAGTAGTCATATTTCCACTTCCAGATGGTCCTGAAGAATCTGATATATATGTTGAACCGATTGAAACTATTTCTGATGACTTTATAAGAGGTATGGATGCGTCTTCTGTACTTGTGCTCGAAAACAGTGGCGTTACCTATTATAACTATGAAGGTGAAGAGCAGGATGTCTTCATGACATTAGCACAGTCCGGTGTAAACTACATACGTCTGCGTGTATGGAATGATCCATACGATGAAAACGGCAACGGATATGGTGGAGGAAATAATGATGTTGCTACTGCTATCGAACTTGGAAAGCGAGCAACCAAGTATGGTATGAAGGTTTGCATTGATTTCCACTATTCTGACTTCTGGGCTGATCCTAAAAGACAGCATGTACCAAAGGCATGGAAAGGCATGAGTAATGATGAAAAATGCGATGCACTCTATGAATTTACAATAGAAAGTCTTACAGAAATGCTTGACGCAGGTGTAAATGTGGGAATGGTGCAGATTGGTAATGAAATCAATAAAGGTATGTCCGGTGAAATAGGTATGCCTAAGGTAATGAATCTTTTGCAATCAGGAAGTCGTGCAGTTCGTGAAATATCAAAGACTTACGAAAAAGAGATTCAGATTGCCGTACATTATACGAATATTGTGAATAGTCATGAAATAAATAAAATAGCTTCAAGTCTGTCAGAATTTGGACTTGATTATGATATCTTTGGGTTGTCTTATTATCCATTCTGGGATGGTACAAATGAAAATATGCAGACGGTTGCTAAAAATATCATAGATAATTACGGTAAAAAAGTTATGATTGCAGAAACCTCTTATTGTTATACTTCCGAAGATGGGGATGGCAGTGGGAATAGCTTCAACGGCATAGATGACCTAGTGGATGGTTATGCTGCAACCGTACAGGGGCAAGCTAGTATGATTCGTGATATCTGTGCAGCGGCAAATGAAGTCGGTGTACTCGGTGTATTCTATTGGGAGGGAACATGGATTCCAGTTGGTAAAGCTTCAGAAGATAATTCTCCTATTTGGGAAGAGTTTGGAAGCGGTTGGGCAAGTAGCTATGCGGCTGATTATGACCCGACAGAAGCGGGATTGTTTTACGGTGGCTGTTCATGGGACAATCAGGCAATGTTTGATTTTGATGGCTATCCACTTGCATCCTTAAATGTATTCAAGTACTTACAATATGGTTCAAACGCATCTTTAGCAATTGATAATATTCCTAAGGTTTATATTTCTTGCAATGTAGGTGAGAAAATTGAACTTCCTGAAGCGGTTGATATTATTTACAATGAACGTTCATCAAATAAAAAGTCTGCTGTTGTTTGGGATGAGACACAGCTTGCTGTTATGGACACAAACATTGCTGGTACCTATGAGGTTACGGGGACTACTACGGATGGTTTGACTGTTACCTGCCAGGTAGAGGTTAAGATGATTAACCTTGTTAAAAATCCAAGTTTTGAGGATTCCGATACTTCCATGTGGAAGATTACTTATGCAGGTGAATATAATCCAACGGATTATCAGGAAAATGCAAAGGATGCGTATACTGGTGATATTGCTTACCATTTTTGGTCAGAAGATTCGGATATGGAATTTTCTATTGAGCAGGAATTAGGCGACTTGGAACCTGGGATGTATCAGCTTTCTGTTTATTCTCAGGGTGGTGACATTTCTCCAGATTCTGTTATGGAGTTATATGCGATTACGAACGGAGAAGAACAAAACGTTTCCTTTATGGTAACCACTTATGGAGATTGGAAGAATCCTACCATACCTGAAATAAAGGTTACGGATGGTATTCTTAAAATTGGTGTGAGGATAAAGTGTAATGCTAAGAGCTGGGGAACTGTGGATGACTTTACGTTAAATAGAATTTCTGATTGA
- a CDS encoding RICIN domain-containing protein: MKVVNTSPTNQKFEIVEIQEGIYAIKTRVTNSASCLDVYNRSTESGGNIAQWTYWGGACQRWYLEKAE, from the coding sequence ATGAAGGTGGTTAACACAAGCCCTACAAACCAGAAATTTGAAATTGTAGAAATACAAGAGGGCATTTACGCAATAAAAACGAGGGTTACTAACAGTGCTTCTTGTCTTGATGTGTACAATAGGAGTACAGAATCTGGTGGAAATATTGCTCAGTGGACCTATTGGGGCGGTGCATGCCAGCGTTGGTATTTGGAAAAAGCAGAATAA
- a CDS encoding beta-galactosidase has protein sequence MKQKGFIYGGDYNPEQWLDTPEILKQDIEYMKAAHINEVTLGMFSWSTLEPREGFYEFDWLKQILDDLYENGISVILSTPSGARPKWLADAYSEVLRVNADRTKNLFGGRHNHCYTSLVYREAIYKIDRKLSEQFGNHPAVTIWHISNELGGDCHCPLCQKAFRQWLEKKYGTIEALNKAWNTTFWSHTYQNFAQVESPSPKGEQMLHGLNLDWKRFVTDQTADFVSWEKKAIRDGGSELPVTINMMYDFKGLNYHKFKELIEIASWDNYPTWHKEEEKKTALDTAFQHDFMRSLLKKPFLLMESCPSATNWQSVSKLKRPGMLSAASLQAIAHGSDSVQYFQIRQSRGASEKFHGAVIDHYGGMDTRVFKEVTEVGSQLTQLSEIVGSKTKARVAILHDCESRWAMEDSQGPRNRDLHYKDTLKKMYHGLRKLGLNVDILDMEEELKDYDLVFAPMLYMFRSDIERKIRNFIAAGGTFVMTYWSGIVNESDLCHLGGTPHQLMDVFGLRSTELDALYDDDRNCGKSTGKFFEEEKQYECKNFCDLIRTDSAETLLTYESDFYAGSPAFVRNSYEKGTAYYICADFEESFYDDLCQKLAEEKQLLPVPFTIPEGVSVTSRENDTKIFLFIQNFNEEAFYVSLEDTEWKLLMGSDTGVIGQYGTAVYWKENNEEQSSNEGG, from the coding sequence ATGAAGCAGAAAGGATTTATATACGGTGGGGATTATAATCCAGAGCAATGGCTGGATACACCAGAAATTTTAAAACAAGATATTGAATACATGAAGGCAGCCCATATTAATGAAGTAACACTTGGTATGTTTTCCTGGTCAACATTAGAGCCACGGGAGGGTTTCTATGAATTCGACTGGTTAAAGCAGATTCTGGATGATCTTTACGAAAATGGAATTTCTGTCATTTTATCAACACCATCTGGAGCCAGACCAAAATGGCTGGCAGACGCTTATTCAGAGGTCCTTCGGGTAAATGCAGATCGTACCAAAAATCTGTTTGGTGGAAGACATAATCACTGCTATACCTCTTTAGTGTACCGTGAAGCAATTTATAAGATTGACCGAAAACTTAGTGAGCAGTTTGGTAATCACCCGGCTGTGACCATCTGGCATATTTCCAACGAACTCGGTGGAGATTGTCATTGTCCTTTGTGCCAGAAAGCTTTTAGGCAGTGGCTTGAAAAAAAATATGGAACGATTGAAGCTTTGAATAAAGCTTGGAATACGACCTTCTGGAGTCACACTTACCAGAACTTTGCACAAGTGGAAAGCCCGTCACCAAAGGGAGAACAGATGCTTCATGGATTGAATCTGGACTGGAAACGATTTGTAACAGACCAGACAGCAGATTTTGTTTCATGGGAGAAAAAAGCCATTCGGGATGGTGGTTCAGAACTTCCTGTTACAATCAATATGATGTATGATTTTAAAGGCCTAAATTATCATAAGTTCAAGGAACTGATAGAAATTGCCTCCTGGGATAACTATCCAACCTGGCATAAAGAGGAGGAGAAAAAAACGGCGCTCGATACAGCTTTTCAACATGATTTTATGAGAAGTCTTTTGAAAAAACCATTCCTTTTGATGGAGTCCTGCCCGTCCGCCACGAACTGGCAGAGTGTTAGCAAGTTAAAACGTCCCGGAATGTTAAGTGCTGCTTCCTTACAGGCTATTGCCCATGGATCAGACAGTGTTCAGTATTTTCAAATTCGCCAGAGCCGTGGTGCCAGTGAGAAATTCCACGGTGCAGTCATTGATCATTATGGCGGTATGGATACCAGAGTGTTTAAAGAGGTCACAGAAGTAGGAAGTCAGCTGACCCAGCTTTCAGAAATTGTGGGAAGCAAAACAAAAGCAAGAGTTGCAATTCTGCATGACTGTGAAAGCCGTTGGGCGATGGAGGATTCCCAGGGACCAAGAAACAGGGACCTCCACTATAAGGATACTCTGAAAAAAATGTATCATGGTTTACGAAAGCTTGGATTAAATGTAGATATTCTGGATATGGAAGAAGAGTTAAAAGACTATGACTTAGTATTTGCACCAATGCTTTATATGTTCCGCAGTGATATTGAAAGAAAAATTCGTAATTTCATAGCTGCAGGTGGAACTTTTGTTATGACTTATTGGTCAGGAATAGTAAATGAAAGTGATCTGTGTCATTTAGGCGGAACACCACATCAGCTTATGGACGTTTTTGGACTACGAAGCACCGAACTGGATGCTCTTTACGATGATGATCGTAACTGTGGTAAATCAACAGGAAAATTCTTTGAAGAGGAAAAGCAATATGAATGTAAGAATTTCTGTGATCTGATTAGGACAGATTCTGCAGAGACACTTCTTACTTATGAATCTGATTTTTATGCAGGCTCTCCAGCATTCGTGCGGAATTCGTATGAAAAAGGCACAGCTTACTATATTTGTGCAGATTTCGAAGAAAGCTTCTATGATGATTTATGTCAGAAACTAGCAGAGGAAAAACAGCTGCTTCCGGTGCCTTTTACTATACCGGAAGGAGTATCGGTGACTTCAAGAGAGAATGATACGAAAATATTCCTGTTTATACAAAATTTCAATGAAGAAGCATTCTATGTCAGCTTGGAGGATACAGAATGGAAGCTTCTTATGGGCTCCGATACTGGAGTTATTGGACAGTATGGGACAGCCGTTTATTGGAAGGAAAATAACGAAGAGCAATCGTCTAATGAAGGTGGTTAA